From the Halalkalicoccus sp. CGA53 genome, one window contains:
- a CDS encoding inositol monophosphatase family protein yields MDDEDSAHRVAVAERAARAGGDVALSRFRRGIDVETKGEKTDVVTEADRRAQQRVIEVLTESFPDDAIVGEEEGALKEVPEGGAAWIVDPIDGTNNFVREIPVWATSVAAVIDGEPVAAANVMPALGDRYVGARTVRRNGVETSVSDRTDPERCTVVPTMWWDRDHRAEYTAAAGAIVERFGDMRRFGCAQAALSHVADGGIDGLFYEGYANPWDTVAGVHLVRRAGGRVTDVHGERWRHDSEGIVASNGAVHDEVLEAARAPLSV; encoded by the coding sequence ATGGACGACGAGGACAGCGCACACCGGGTCGCCGTCGCGGAGCGTGCGGCACGTGCGGGCGGCGACGTGGCGCTCTCTCGGTTCCGTCGGGGGATCGACGTCGAGACGAAAGGCGAGAAGACCGACGTCGTCACCGAGGCCGATCGACGGGCACAGCAACGGGTGATCGAGGTGCTCACCGAATCCTTCCCGGACGACGCGATCGTCGGCGAGGAGGAGGGTGCGCTGAAGGAGGTGCCCGAGGGGGGAGCGGCGTGGATCGTCGACCCGATCGACGGGACGAACAACTTCGTCAGGGAGATCCCGGTCTGGGCGACAAGCGTCGCAGCCGTGATCGACGGCGAGCCGGTCGCCGCGGCGAACGTCATGCCCGCACTCGGTGACCGGTACGTCGGAGCGAGGACGGTCCGACGAAACGGCGTCGAGACGAGCGTGAGCGACCGCACCGACCCCGAGCGCTGTACCGTCGTCCCGACGATGTGGTGGGACAGAGACCACAGAGCGGAGTACACCGCCGCGGCGGGGGCGATCGTCGAGCGCTTCGGCGACATGCGCCGGTTCGGCTGCGCACAGGCCGCGCTCTCGCATGTCGCGGACGGTGGGATCGACGGGCTGTTCTACGAGGGGTACGCGAACCCGTGGGACACCGTGGCGGGAGTGCACCTCGTTCGACGGGCGGGCGGTCGGGTGACGGACGTCCACGGCGAGCGCTGGCGACACGACAGCGAGGGGATCGTCGCCTCGAACGGCGCGGTCCACGACGAGGTACTGGAGGCTGCGCGCGCGCCGCTTTCGGTCTGA
- a CDS encoding HD domain-containing protein: MQAIKDAVHDYVDLCPLAADLLDTHPLQRLRHVRQLSTVALVYPSANHTRFEHSLGVYHLAREAAERLGLEGEDALRVRAAALLHDVGHGPFGHQTEPVIGRHLGRHHDEVGALLSGTDAADVLVDHGLSVPEIAETIAGEAEYGRLVSGDLDVDRMDYLVRDAHHTGVPYGTVDHGRLLRAFRYRDGRLVLAEGNVATAESVLVARTLMNATVYRHHVSRIAGAMLDRAAERLLDDGFDPERFARLTDHELLVAFGEREETADTARRLGERDLYKRAGWLTWEDVPRKLVDNSYLDVRTLERKVAGLASVDEREVILDNPGRPSIPESGVRVVVNGEVERLADASTLVGGLDACAREQWRLGVYAPDEHVGAVSEAAATVLDVE; this comes from the coding sequence ATGCAGGCGATCAAGGACGCCGTCCACGACTACGTCGACCTCTGTCCGCTCGCAGCGGACCTCCTCGACACCCACCCCCTCCAGCGGCTGCGCCACGTCCGTCAGCTCTCGACCGTTGCGCTCGTCTACCCCTCGGCGAACCACACCCGATTCGAACACTCGCTGGGCGTCTACCACCTCGCCCGGGAGGCGGCAGAGCGCCTCGGTCTCGAGGGGGAAGACGCACTCCGCGTCCGTGCCGCCGCACTGCTCCACGACGTCGGTCACGGCCCGTTCGGCCACCAGACCGAACCCGTGATCGGGCGCCACCTCGGCAGACACCACGACGAGGTCGGAGCGCTGCTCTCGGGGACCGACGCCGCCGACGTCCTCGTCGACCACGGACTTTCGGTACCTGAGATCGCCGAGACGATCGCGGGGGAGGCCGAGTACGGCCGACTCGTCTCCGGTGACCTCGACGTGGACCGGATGGACTATCTAGTGAGGGACGCCCACCACACGGGCGTCCCGTACGGCACGGTCGACCACGGTCGGCTCCTCCGAGCGTTCCGGTATCGCGACGGACGGCTCGTCCTCGCGGAGGGGAACGTCGCGACCGCCGAGAGCGTCCTCGTCGCCCGGACGCTGATGAACGCGACCGTCTACCGACACCACGTCTCGCGGATCGCCGGCGCGATGCTCGACCGGGCGGCAGAACGCCTCCTCGACGACGGCTTCGACCCCGAACGGTTCGCACGGCTCACCGACCACGAGCTGCTCGTCGCGTTCGGGGAGCGAGAGGAGACCGCCGACACCGCCCGACGGCTCGGGGAGCGCGACCTCTACAAACGGGCGGGCTGGTTGACGTGGGAGGATGTCCCGAGGAAACTCGTCGACAACTCCTATCTCGACGTCCGGACGCTCGAACGGAAGGTCGCCGGCCTCGCCAGCGTCGACGAGCGCGAGGTGATCCTCGACAACCCCGGCCGGCCCTCGATCCCGGAGTCGGGGGTGCGCGTCGTCGTCAACGGCGAGGTCGAACGGCTGGCGGACGCCTCGACGCTCGTCGGCGGACTTGACGCCTGTGCGCGAGAGCAGTGGCGACTCGGCGTCTACGCGCCCGACGAACACGTCGGTGCGGTCTCGGAGGCCGCCGCGACGGTCCTCGACGTCGAGTAG
- the phnC gene encoding phosphonate ABC transporter ATP-binding protein, which translates to MSTIRVENLSKSFGSVQALSDVSFEIPAGEFVVMLGISGAGKSTLLRCMTGLTRPTEGAVYIDDEEVTGPREDVAMIFQQHNIIGQMSAYGNALTGALGRTDFVRSALQMNSKEDKMEALEALDAVGLLDQAQQQTRRMSGGQQQRVGIARALVQKPKIMLADEPVASLDPSSSRTVMRYLRDAAEDRDITSIVSLHQVDLAREFGVRFLGLKEGELLFDGYQDDFDLEVVDEIYDTLEHGYDDDPDPGDDAQVATGSSATDEVVRGNV; encoded by the coding sequence ATGAGCACGATACGAGTGGAGAACCTGAGCAAGTCATTCGGGAGCGTCCAGGCGCTCTCGGACGTCTCCTTCGAGATCCCGGCGGGCGAGTTCGTCGTGATGCTGGGGATCTCCGGGGCGGGGAAGTCGACGCTGCTCCGCTGTATGACGGGGCTGACACGGCCGACCGAGGGTGCTGTCTACATCGACGACGAGGAGGTGACGGGCCCGCGCGAGGACGTCGCGATGATCTTCCAGCAGCACAACATCATCGGACAGATGAGCGCCTACGGCAACGCGCTGACCGGCGCGCTGGGTCGCACGGACTTCGTCAGGAGCGCGCTCCAGATGAACTCGAAGGAGGACAAGATGGAGGCGCTCGAGGCGCTCGACGCCGTCGGCCTGCTCGATCAGGCCCAGCAACAGACCCGCCGGATGAGCGGCGGCCAGCAACAGCGCGTCGGGATCGCCCGCGCGCTCGTCCAGAAGCCGAAGATCATGCTCGCCGACGAGCCGGTCGCGAGCCTCGACCCCTCGAGTTCGCGCACCGTGATGCGCTATCTCCGCGACGCGGCCGAGGACCGCGACATCACCTCGATCGTCAGTTTGCATCAGGTCGACCTCGCCCGCGAGTTCGGCGTCCGCTTCCTCGGGCTCAAGGAGGGCGAACTGCTCTTCGACGGCTACCAGGACGACTTCGACCTCGAGGTCGTCGACGAGATCTACGACACGCTCGAACACGGCTACGACGACGACCCCGACCCGGGAGACGACGCGCAGGTCGCGACCGGAAGCTCCGCGACCGACGAGGTCGTGCGAGGGAACGTATGA
- the phnE gene encoding phosphonate ABC transporter, permease protein PhnE translates to MSTSTEVQRRYDEIKRSKRITWALGVGGVIGILILLWIALGRIGLVPSEIWAYRAEFANALRNYFPLTTVFGVIPFLDVVQYWAFILGTDPDTVSLAGQTIPIPDLFQSAGITLAIGFAGTVLGFPLALLFGVLGSERVVPFPFNFIFRGTMSCIRAIPALVWVLIYVPLGGVTPITATLAVATDTIGNLGRLFTDELEEIEDGPIEAIETTGANKPQTVTFGMLSQVFTPFIAWTLYIFEINVRIAVGLGIIGAGGLGWVLDNQRRLFNYTEMMATILVILVLIICVEMFSQRVRSHIRADDEPMAFTELIFGAPRRVIESWAK, encoded by the coding sequence ATGAGCACCAGCACCGAGGTCCAGCGGCGCTACGACGAGATCAAGCGCTCGAAGCGGATCACGTGGGCACTCGGCGTCGGCGGCGTGATCGGTATCCTGATCCTGCTCTGGATCGCCCTCGGCCGGATCGGGCTCGTGCCGTCGGAGATCTGGGCCTACCGTGCCGAGTTCGCCAACGCGCTCCGGAACTACTTCCCGCTCACGACCGTCTTCGGCGTGATCCCCTTCCTCGACGTCGTCCAGTACTGGGCGTTCATCCTGGGCACCGATCCCGACACGGTCTCGCTCGCGGGCCAGACGATCCCGATCCCCGACCTGTTCCAGTCGGCGGGCATCACGCTCGCGATCGGGTTCGCGGGCACGGTTCTGGGGTTCCCGCTCGCGCTGCTCTTCGGCGTGCTCGGCTCCGAGCGCGTCGTCCCCTTCCCTTTCAACTTCATCTTCCGCGGGACGATGTCCTGCATCCGCGCGATCCCCGCGCTCGTCTGGGTGCTCATTTACGTACCGCTCGGCGGCGTGACCCCGATCACCGCCACGCTCGCGGTCGCGACCGACACGATCGGCAACCTCGGCCGGCTGTTCACCGACGAACTCGAGGAGATCGAGGACGGCCCGATCGAGGCGATCGAGACCACCGGCGCGAACAAGCCCCAAACCGTTACCTTCGGGATGTTGAGTCAGGTCTTCACCCCCTTCATCGCCTGGACGCTCTACATCTTCGAGATCAACGTCCGGATCGCCGTCGGCCTCGGAATCATCGGCGCCGGGGGGCTCGGCTGGGTGCTCGACAACCAGCGCCGGCTGTTCAACTACACCGAGATGATGGCGACCATCCTGGTGATCCTCGTACTCATCATCTGCGTCGAGATGTTCAGCCAGCGGGTCCGCTCGCACATCCGCGCGGACGACGAACCGATGGCGTTCACCGAACTGATCTTCGGCGCGCCCCGACGGGTCATCGAGTCCTGGGCGAAGTAA
- a CDS encoding GTPBP1 family GTP-binding protein: protein MSGDRAALRRAIAHGERDGGHIEFKERLSKELHIGNGRFESLAAQLRHRVLSGDGEATYVVGVTDDGGIAGISPEAFAESMDVLSLLAEEADARIEDVETWRVENDTDGLENEGHGLDGEDEDAGSYGLVGVATIRAGSLLETDDDHIVVGTAGHVDHGKSTLVGSLVTGQADDGEGGTRAYLDVQPHEVDRGLSADLSYGVYGFREGEVVHMDNPNRKTDRARVVREADRLISFVDTVGHEPWLRTTIRGLVGQKLDYGLLVISADDGPTRTTREHLGVLLATELPTMVAITKTDLVSDDRVETVSREVERLLRDVGRTPLSVERHGVEAAIEEIDETVVPILRTSAVTGEGLATLDAIFERLPKRASDEGEFRMYIDRSYKVTGVGAVASGTVKSGSVEAGDELLLGPMADGSFREVEVRSIEMHYHRVDAASAGRIVGIALKGVREEEIERGMALVPRGSSVEPVREFEAEVMVLNHPTRIGDGYEPVVHLETVSEAAVFSPREGRLLPGDTGRTRVRFKFRPYLVEPGQRFVFREGRSKGVGTVVDVE from the coding sequence ATGAGCGGTGACCGGGCCGCGCTGCGGCGCGCGATCGCCCACGGTGAGCGCGACGGTGGACACATCGAGTTCAAAGAGCGGCTCTCGAAGGAGCTTCACATCGGCAACGGCCGGTTCGAGAGCCTCGCGGCACAGCTCAGACACCGGGTGCTCTCCGGTGACGGCGAGGCGACCTACGTCGTCGGCGTCACCGACGACGGCGGCATCGCCGGCATCTCCCCCGAGGCGTTCGCCGAGTCGATGGACGTGCTCTCGCTGCTCGCCGAGGAGGCCGACGCCCGGATCGAGGACGTCGAGACCTGGCGGGTCGAGAACGATACCGACGGCCTCGAGAACGAAGGCCACGGTCTCGACGGCGAGGACGAGGACGCGGGATCGTACGGCCTCGTCGGCGTCGCGACGATCCGTGCCGGTTCGCTTCTGGAGACCGACGACGACCACATCGTCGTCGGCACCGCCGGCCACGTCGACCACGGGAAGAGTACGTTAGTCGGGAGTCTCGTCACCGGTCAGGCCGACGACGGCGAGGGCGGCACCCGTGCGTACCTCGACGTCCAGCCCCACGAGGTGGACCGGGGGCTCTCGGCGGACCTCTCCTACGGCGTCTACGGCTTCCGGGAGGGCGAGGTCGTCCACATGGACAACCCGAACCGGAAGACCGACCGTGCACGCGTCGTACGCGAGGCAGACCGACTGATCTCGTTCGTCGATACCGTCGGCCACGAACCCTGGCTCCGGACGACGATCCGGGGGCTGGTCGGTCAGAAACTCGACTACGGTCTGCTCGTGATCTCGGCCGACGACGGCCCCACCAGGACGACGAGGGAGCACCTGGGGGTGTTGCTCGCGACGGAGCTCCCGACGATGGTCGCGATCACGAAGACCGACCTCGTCTCCGACGATCGGGTCGAGACGGTCTCCCGCGAGGTCGAACGGCTGCTACGCGACGTCGGCCGCACGCCGCTGTCGGTCGAACGCCACGGCGTCGAGGCGGCGATCGAGGAGATCGACGAGACGGTCGTCCCGATCCTGCGGACCAGCGCGGTCACCGGCGAGGGGCTCGCGACGCTCGATGCGATCTTCGAGCGGCTCCCGAAGCGAGCGAGCGACGAGGGCGAGTTCCGGATGTACATCGACCGCAGCTACAAGGTGACGGGCGTGGGTGCGGTCGCCTCGGGTACGGTGAAGTCGGGGAGCGTCGAGGCCGGCGACGAACTGCTGCTGGGGCCGATGGCCGACGGCTCGTTCCGCGAGGTCGAGGTGCGCTCGATCGAGATGCACTACCACCGCGTCGACGCGGCTTCGGCGGGCCGGATCGTCGGCATCGCGCTCAAGGGCGTACGCGAGGAGGAGATCGAACGCGGGATGGCGCTCGTCCCGCGCGGGAGTTCGGTCGAGCCGGTGCGGGAGTTCGAGGCGGAGGTGATGGTGCTCAACCATCCGACGCGGATCGGCGACGGCTACGAGCCGGTCGTTCACCTAGAGACCGTGAGCGAGGCCGCGGTCTTCTCGCCGCGGGAGGGACGGCTGCTCCCCGGCGACACCGGTCGCACCCGGGTCCGGTTCAAGTTCCGACCCTACCTGGTCGAGCCGGGACAGCGCTTCGTCTTCCGCGAGGGTCGCTCGAAGGGCGTCGGGACGGTCGTCGACGTGGAGTGA
- a CDS encoding cupin domain-containing protein, giving the protein MGYSVVDPEEVDPFEGDGRTFRHLARYVGFEEFGLNHVRSEPGGRIPLRYHSHDRQEEAFFVLSGTFHVETPDEEFVVGEGRAFFVEPGHPHRTFVPESADESVKVLTVGAPSVDDVRSYDPSGG; this is encoded by the coding sequence ATGGGCTACTCGGTCGTCGATCCGGAGGAGGTCGACCCGTTCGAAGGCGACGGGCGGACGTTTCGCCATCTGGCTCGGTACGTCGGCTTCGAGGAGTTCGGTCTGAACCACGTGCGGTCGGAGCCGGGCGGTCGGATTCCGCTTCGATATCACTCCCACGACCGGCAGGAGGAGGCCTTCTTCGTGCTCTCCGGCACGTTCCACGTCGAGACACCGGACGAGGAGTTCGTCGTGGGCGAGGGGCGAGCCTTCTTCGTCGAGCCGGGCCATCCCCACCGGACGTTCGTTCCCGAGTCCGCGGACGAGTCGGTCAAGGTACTCACGGTCGGGGCTCCGTCGGTCGACGACGTGCGATCGTACGACCCTTCGGGCGGCTGA
- a CDS encoding J domain-containing protein gives MSNSRLLIALAAVFAGIAAVTTISSLVFATPVPLAVAAPTGVTAYVFWYQGTGRLGRRVRRRGYRERVGPNGGFGGRATGAGDRRERYRSAPSARSGPTPREAAGILGVEAGAGEREIRRAYRERVKDVHPDRGGDEVQFRRVAAAYDRLTRRG, from the coding sequence GTGTCGAACTCGCGGCTCCTGATCGCGCTCGCCGCCGTCTTCGCCGGCATCGCCGCGGTGACGACGATCAGTTCGCTCGTCTTCGCGACCCCGGTACCGCTCGCGGTCGCCGCCCCGACGGGTGTCACCGCCTACGTCTTCTGGTACCAGGGCACCGGCCGACTCGGACGCCGGGTCCGGAGACGAGGGTACCGTGAGCGAGTCGGCCCGAACGGTGGGTTCGGTGGCCGTGCGACGGGAGCGGGCGACCGGCGAGAACGGTACCGAAGCGCGCCGTCGGCGCGGAGCGGCCCGACGCCGCGAGAGGCGGCCGGCATCCTCGGCGTCGAGGCGGGTGCGGGCGAGCGCGAGATCAGGCGAGCCTACAGGGAGCGAGTCAAGGATGTCCACCCGGACCGCGGTGGCGACGAGGTACAGTTCAGGCGCGTCGCGGCGGCGTACGATCGGCTCACGCGGAGGGGATGA
- a CDS encoding ABC transporter substrate-binding protein — translation MTRKTRSDAIDPITRRRLLASGVAVSTAVAAGCLDPADEDVDDDPAADDADPADDADPADDDADEPADDQLNVTQQVAPIEWDPIVANDAYSAQVYHTIYDGLYEYEVQTIDPQPKIAADAPEIENDGTRFIVPLREEPEFHDGTPVTAEDVIHTWTAPVEEETDNMPDVAMIESAEEIDEHTVQFDLEFPYGAFDDLTLVRYVVNAEARQEDPDAYNTENPIGSGPYQFVDAEIGEFADVELWDDYWDDDGPQIPSIRWEPAEDDAGRVSRILAQETDVMEGIPPADWEDIEAEDGIGIEETPDTGVFYLAFNCQEGPTEDPDVRRAIAHCHSTSDFVEGVIGEAGQHINYPVGPTIAEEWDFPVDEWMDMEYEFDPDQAQELLDGSDAIDEGDTLHFISPPDDLRQQWVELIADRLGEIGYDATVERLDWDTFTTAYSSGDADEFNAYSLGWTGGGDPDVYYYQLFHEDNAGVTQGHFYDDDGFHQNIADARETVDEDERRELYIEVTEEILEECVWIPGWNTDSAIAYDEERVENVLPDTSTSTTPRLDVPDTTLR, via the coding sequence ATGACCCGAAAGACCCGCTCGGACGCGATCGATCCGATCACGAGGCGACGGCTGCTCGCATCCGGTGTAGCGGTTTCGACGGCCGTCGCCGCCGGCTGTCTCGACCCCGCCGACGAGGACGTCGACGACGACCCGGCGGCGGACGACGCGGACCCTGCCGACGACGCGGATCCTGCCGACGACGACGCGGACGAGCCCGCGGACGACCAGCTCAACGTCACCCAGCAGGTCGCACCGATCGAGTGGGACCCGATCGTGGCGAACGACGCCTACTCCGCCCAGGTGTACCACACGATCTACGACGGGCTCTACGAGTACGAGGTACAGACGATCGATCCACAGCCGAAGATCGCTGCCGACGCCCCGGAGATCGAGAACGACGGCACGCGATTCATCGTCCCGCTCCGCGAGGAGCCCGAGTTCCACGACGGCACGCCCGTCACCGCCGAGGACGTGATCCACACGTGGACGGCGCCAGTCGAGGAGGAGACGGACAACATGCCGGACGTGGCGATGATCGAGTCCGCGGAGGAGATCGACGAGCACACCGTCCAGTTCGACCTCGAGTTCCCGTACGGCGCGTTCGACGACCTGACGCTCGTCCGGTACGTCGTGAACGCGGAGGCGCGTCAGGAGGATCCCGACGCCTACAACACGGAGAACCCGATCGGATCGGGGCCGTACCAGTTCGTCGACGCCGAGATCGGCGAGTTCGCCGACGTCGAGCTCTGGGACGACTACTGGGACGACGATGGCCCCCAGATCCCGTCGATCCGGTGGGAGCCGGCCGAGGACGACGCGGGCCGCGTCTCGCGCATCCTCGCCCAGGAGACCGACGTGATGGAGGGTATCCCGCCCGCGGACTGGGAGGACATCGAGGCCGAAGACGGCATCGGCATCGAGGAGACGCCGGACACGGGCGTCTTCTACCTCGCGTTCAACTGCCAGGAGGGGCCGACCGAGGACCCGGACGTGCGCCGGGCGATCGCCCACTGTCACTCGACCTCGGACTTCGTCGAAGGCGTCATCGGGGAGGCGGGTCAGCACATCAACTACCCGGTCGGCCCGACGATCGCCGAGGAGTGGGATTTCCCGGTCGACGAGTGGATGGACATGGAGTACGAGTTCGACCCCGACCAGGCCCAGGAGCTGCTCGACGGGAGCGACGCCATCGACGAGGGCGACACGCTGCACTTCATCTCGCCGCCGGACGACCTCCGTCAGCAGTGGGTCGAGCTGATCGCCGACCGGCTGGGCGAGATCGGCTACGACGCGACGGTCGAACGCCTCGACTGGGACACGTTCACCACCGCCTACTCGAGCGGTGACGCCGACGAGTTCAACGCGTACTCGCTCGGGTGGACCGGCGGCGGCGACCCGGACGTCTACTACTACCAGCTGTTCCACGAGGACAACGCCGGCGTGACCCAGGGTCACTTCTACGACGACGATGGATTCCACCAGAACATCGCCGACGCCCGCGAGACGGTCGACGAGGACGAACGGCGCGAGCTCTACATCGAGGTGACCGAGGAGATCCTAGAGGAGTGCGTCTGGATCCCCGGCTGGAACACCGACAGCGCGATCGCCTACGACGAAGAGCGCGTCGAGAACGTCCTGCCCGACACGAGCACGTCCACGACCCCACGTCTGGACGTCCCGGACACGACGCTGCGCTGA
- a CDS encoding substrate-binding domain-containing protein yields MRRTQTGANDSNRRTFLKLTGAVGLAGLAGCLDDDTGDDPADDGADADDHEADGGDDADEADDGDDDYDEVINYVLNPAESDTDILEEYGPMKEYLESETGYEIELQPTSDYSATLEALRNNQAHIADASPSAAIAGENVVDIVGIRIAYGSDVYYSTITTLPDSEIEELSDLEGHEIAFSDNLSVSGGLYPLYMLSQAGLDIGDAPVGSPVDFDASYSDHATAREELINRGDVMAAGTGEFAVVDHVPAEQFSEEFFENMPHYEESAGTEEPELRLLGESDPIPNAPIVARSNWESPARDAITQALLDAEEEDLIPDEDAENVLWFTGVREGSMDDLRPIIDVQEELGLEFGDVE; encoded by the coding sequence ATGCGGCGCACACAGACCGGCGCGAACGACAGCAACAGGCGGACCTTCCTGAAGCTCACGGGGGCGGTGGGTCTCGCGGGGCTCGCTGGGTGTCTCGACGACGATACGGGCGACGATCCCGCCGACGACGGGGCAGATGCCGACGACCACGAGGCGGACGGCGGCGACGACGCCGACGAGGCGGACGACGGCGACGACGACTACGACGAGGTGATCAACTACGTCCTGAACCCGGCCGAGTCCGACACGGACATCTTAGAGGAGTACGGCCCGATGAAGGAGTATCTCGAGAGCGAGACCGGCTACGAGATCGAACTCCAGCCGACGTCGGACTACTCGGCGACGCTCGAGGCGCTGCGCAACAACCAGGCACACATCGCAGACGCCTCGCCCTCGGCCGCGATCGCTGGCGAGAACGTCGTCGACATCGTCGGCATCCGGATCGCCTACGGCTCGGACGTCTACTACTCGACGATCACGACGCTACCCGACAGCGAGATCGAGGAGCTCTCGGACCTGGAGGGCCACGAGATAGCGTTCTCGGACAACCTCTCGGTCAGCGGCGGGCTCTACCCGCTGTACATGCTGAGCCAGGCGGGTCTCGACATCGGCGACGCGCCGGTCGGCAGCCCGGTCGACTTCGATGCGTCCTACTCCGACCACGCGACCGCCCGCGAGGAGCTGATCAACCGCGGCGACGTGATGGCCGCCGGCACCGGCGAGTTCGCCGTCGTCGATCACGTCCCCGCCGAGCAGTTCTCCGAGGAGTTCTTCGAGAACATGCCCCACTACGAGGAGAGCGCGGGCACCGAGGAGCCCGAACTCCGGCTGCTCGGCGAGTCCGACCCGATCCCGAACGCGCCGATCGTCGCCCGGTCGAACTGGGAGTCGCCGGCGCGTGACGCGATCACCCAGGCGCTGCTCGACGCCGAGGAGGAGGACCTCATCCCCGACGAGGACGCGGAGAACGTGCTCTGGTTCACCGGGGTGCGCGAGGGTTCGATGGACGACCTCCGGCCGATCATCGACGTCCAGGAGGAGCTTGGCCTCGAGTTCGGCGACGTCGAGTAG